The following proteins are encoded in a genomic region of Populus trichocarpa isolate Nisqually-1 chromosome 13, P.trichocarpa_v4.1, whole genome shotgun sequence:
- the LOC7465196 gene encoding reticulon-like protein B2, translated as MDGFDSQLLKEIEDHDNNEKFDSSSETEIDEYIMLHSTHKNHLFGRQKPLHLVLGGEKHANIILWRNTQISTRIFAGVTVTWFLFECIGYHLLTLVCHFLILSSTTVFLWSNLASYINVSPPKLPEVTLPDELFVNFLLLLRGIINRAFTSFQDVASGKDLKKFLKVIAVLWVLSVIGSWFSFLTLLYLLFVMLMTAPMLYEKNEDAVDIYAEKLWFEVKKQSAVLNENVLQKLPIFRSEKHHKQH; from the exons ATGGATGGGTTTGATTCACAGTTGCTCAAAGAGATCGAGGACCATGATAACAATGAGAAATTTGACTCGTCTTCtgaaactgagattgatgaGTACATCATGCTGCATTCGACCCATAAGAATCACCTCTTTGGACGCCAGAAGCCTCTTCACTTGGTTCTTGGCGGTGAAAAAC ATGCCAATATCATACTGTGGCGAAACACGCAGATCTCAACACGCATTTTTGCCGGTGTCACAGTCACATGGTTTCTGTTTGAGTGCATAGGTTATCACTTGCTTACTTTGGTTTGCCACTTTCTTATTCTGTCATCGACAACGGTCTTCCTGTGGTCCAATTTAGCCTCCTACATCAATGT GTCGCCCCCAAAACTCCCCGAGGTAACCCTGCCGGATGAACTGTTTGTGAATTTCCTTCTTTTGCTTAGGGGCATCATCAACCGCGCGTTTACATCCTTCCAGGATGTAGCTTCTGGGAAGGATTTGAAGAAGTTTCTTAAG GTGATTGCGGTTCTGTGGGTTCTCTCTGTTATAGGAAGCTGGTTCAGTTTTTTGACTTTGTTATACCTAT TGTTTGTAATGCTAATGACAGCGCCAATGCTGTATGAGAAAAATGAAGATGCTGTGGACATTTATGCTGAGAAGTTGTGGTTTGAAGTGAAGAAGCAGTCTGCTGTCTTGAATGAAAATGTTCTGCAAAAGCTCCCAATCTTTCGTTCCGAGAAGCATCATAAGCAGCATTAA
- the LOC7464751 gene encoding NAD(P)H-quinone oxidoreductase subunit N, chloroplastic: MASTCSLQQHGRAPASINLHHKQQRSCSPRISVMVGNRNVMLLQGFIYNNNVSKRRPTAGLVVKCSGIGLGDFIGGDLVKFDIGQWLSDVEEHKALAIYPPHEGGYEGRYLNRLIRQGYYFLDLSARGLGDPETTLTKVHPVCPAHLGKQPIARWYFPPEVDFRLEHLPPNAKGLVVWIIEAKVLSKAELQFLALLPTLRPNVRVVAECGNWRKFVWKPLKEIAGLTAEGA, from the exons ATGGCATCTACCTGCAGCCTGCAACAACATGGGAGAGCACCGGCCTCGATCAATCTCCACCACAAACAGCAGCGCTCTTGCTCCCCAAGGATCAGTGTAATGGTAGGAAACAGAAATGTTATGCTGCTGCAgggatttatttataataacaatGTATCTAAGAGGAGACCAACTGCAGGGTTGGTGGTGAAGTGTAGTGGGATAGGATTAGGTGACTTCATTGGAGGGGATTTGGTAAAATTTGATATAGGGCAGTGGCTGTCAGATGTGGAGGAGCACAAAGCCCTTGCCATTTACCCCCCTCACGAAGGAGGCTACGAGGGTCGTTACCTTAACCGCCTCATCCGCCAGGGCTACTACTTCCTTGACCTCAGTGCTCGTGGCCTTGGGGATCCTGAGACCACCCTCACCAAAGTTCATCCTGTTTGTCCT GCACATCTAGGGAAGCAACCCATAGCAAGGTGGTATTTCCCCCCAGAAGTTGATTTCAGACTTGAACACCTGCCCCCTAATGCCAAGGGACTTGTGGTTTGGATAATCGAAGCCAAG GTTTTGTCCAAGGCGGAACTGCAGTTTCTTGCTCTGCTGCCAACACTCCGCCCTAACGTCAGAGTCGTTGCTGAATGTGGAAACTG GAGAAAGTTCGTGTGGAAACCACTCAAAGAGATAGCTGGACTAACCGCAGAGGGAGCTTGA
- the LOC7464752 gene encoding cytochrome P450 714C2, producing the protein MELVLLISLAVVITFLGLLELLYSGLVLKPERLRSVLRKQGIRGPSPSLLLGNISEIRKSQSTTVKASTNEPPVFHNCAATLFPFFEQWRKQYGPVFVFSLGNTQILYVSRADVVREISTCTSLEFGKPSYQQKELGSLLGQGILTSNGKVWAHQRKIIAPELYGDKVKGMMSLIIESTTVLLNSWKSRIDKEGGVAEIKIDEGMRSFSGDVISRACFGSNYSEGAEIFSRLRDLQEAMSKKSLSTGIPGMRYIPTKNNREAWALEKYVRNLILEIVKERKETAHEKDLLQMVLESAKTSNLGQDAMDRFIVDNCKNIYLAGYETTAVSATWCLMLLAANQEWQDRVRAEVLEVCGSGCLPDADMLRKMKQLNMVIHESLRLYPPVAVVSREAFKEMKFGGITVPKGVNVWTMVLTLHTDPEVWGPDAYRFNPDRFAKGITGACKLPHLYMPFGVGPRMCLGQNLAIAELKILIALILSQFSLSLSPKYIHSPALRLVIEPERGVDLLIKTL; encoded by the exons ATGGAACTTGTGTTACTCATTTCACTTGCAGTAGTGATAACCTTTCTTGGATTGCTAGAGCTTTTGTATTCTGGGCTGGTGCTAAAACCAGAAAGGCTTCGTTCTGTACTAAGGAAGCAAGGCATTAGGGGACCAAGTCCATCCCTGCTGCTTGGAAACATAAGCGAGATCAGGAAGTCTCAATCCACAACAGTAAAGGCTTCTACAAATGAACCACCGGTTTTCCACAACTGTGCTGCTACCCTCTTTCCATTTTTTGAGCAATGGAGGAAGCAATATG GTCCAGTATTTGTATTTTCGTTGGGCAACACACAAATATTATACGTGAGCCGGGCTGATGTGGTGAGAGAAATTAGTACATGCACATCATTAGAATTTGGGAAGCCTTCATATCAGCAGAAAGAACTCGGTTCTTTGCTTGGTCAGGGCATTCTGACTTCAAATGGGAAAGTTTGGGCCCATCAGAGGAAAATCATCGCCCCTGAATTATACGGTGACAAGGTTAAG GGAATGATGAGCTTGATAATTGAATCCACCACTGTGCTGCTAAACTCATGGAAGAGTAGAATTGATAAAGAGGGTGGAGTAGCAGAGATCAAAATTGACGAGGGTATGAGAAGCTTCTCCGGAGATGTCATCTCAAGAGCCTGTTTTGGGAGCAATTATTCCGAAGGAGCAGAAATTTTCTCGAGACTAAGAGATCTTCAGGAGGCTATGTCCAAGAAAAGTCTATCCACTGGAATTCCTGGCATGAG ATATATTCCCACCAAGAACAATAGAGAAGCATGGGCGTTAGAGAAATACGTCCGCAATTTGATACTCGAAATAGtcaaagagagaaaggaaactGCACATGAGAAGGATCTCTTGCAAATGGTCCTTGAGAGTGCCAAAACTAGCAACCTGGGACAGGATGCAATGGACCGGTTCATTGTTGATAACTGCAAGAATATATACTTGGCAGGGTATGAGACTACAGCAGTTTCTGCCACATGGTGCCTCATGCTGTTGGCTGCAAATCAAGAATGGCAGGATCGTGTCCGTGCAGAAGTTCTTGAAGTCTGTGGATCAGGTTGTCTTCCAGACGCAGATATGCTTCGCAAGATGAAACAG CTAAATATGGTGATTCATGAATCGTTGCGACTTTATCCACCAGTGGCGGTGGTGTCAAGGGAGGCCTTTAAGGAGATGAAATTTGGGGGCATTACCGTTCCCAAGGGTGTGAATGTGTGGACAATGGTGCTGACACTGCATACTGATCCTGAAGTGTGGGGACCGGATGCATACAGGTTCAACCCAGATAGATTTGCAAAAGGCATAACAGGTGCTTGCAAGCTCCCACACCTATACATGCCATTTGGTGTTGGGCCTCGGATGTGTCTTGGACAGAACTTGGCTATTGCTGAACTCAAGATACTGATAGCTCTCATTCTGTCAcaattctctctctccctctcaccCAAATACATTCACTCGCCCGCTCTTAGGTTGGTCATAGAGCCAGAACGTGGAGTTGATCTCTTGATAAAGACGTTGTGA
- the LOC7465198 gene encoding uncharacterized protein LOC7465198 isoform X2 — translation MLSTLKQYFGYANFRAYQKEVIDQILDKRDCLAVMATGSGKSLCYQVPPLLLEKTAVVISPLISLMQDQVMSLKQRGIRAEFLGSAQTDGSVHTKAQTGHFHLLFMTPEKACSTPLSFWLKLLEAGICLFAVDEAHCISEWGHDFRVEYKQLYKLRDVLLEVPFVALTATATEKVRIDIINSLKMNNPYVAVGSFDRKNLFYGVKHFNRSLQFVDELVQEISKYARKAGSTIIYCTTIKDVEQIHKSLKEAGIKTGIYHGQMSSKAREESHRSFVRDELLVMVATIAFGMGIDKPNIRQVIHYGCPKSIESYYQESGRCGRDGIPSVCWLYYTRADFAKADFYCGGLRTENQRRAVMESLMAAQHYCSLTTCRRKFLLSYFGEKFSAEKCGNCDNCMVSKRERDMSKESFLLMSCIQSCEGNWGLNMPVDVLRGSRAKKILNAHFDKLPFHGLGKDYSSNWWKSLAYQLISHGYLMETFRDTYKFVRVSPKGKQYIQSARPDHQPALILPLTDEMVEDEEQQCTTGGVGELNSMATLECEQLSEAEARIFHMLLDERTKLAKSIGTAPYAVCGDQTIKKIALVRPSTKARLANIDGVNQHLVVRHGDYLLQTIRDLSQELNLSLDGGANLQTANTRKANQVPNHKKLTPAKLDAWKMWHENGLPIQKIANFPGRSAPIKEGSVVEYLLEAAQGGLQIEWTRLCGEVGLSRERLSEIEGAISKVGSREKLKPIKDELPEDISYAHIKICLAMQNCGFLPEVTPPSHLDTSKADEFVESESGMVSTGTSCLDTVHEVEISVKIMATHCCSDHNEETSSLMVRIAQDQEVHPINDANVLSPRKRQKVDIPEESTTALEATESSILDWLKNYDEGMCCRFSLEIFWSISTGQKRNW, via the exons ATGCTATCCACACTCAAG CAATACTTTGGGTATGCGAATTTCAGGGCTTACCAGAAGGAGGTGATCGACCAGATTCTGGACAAGAGGGACTGTTTAGCGGTCATGGCCACTGGCAGCGGAAAGTCTTTATG CTACCAGGTTCCTCCTTTGCTTCTTGAAAAGACTGCCGTAGTCATAAGCCCCCTTATTTCTTTGATGCAAGATCAG GTTATGAGTTTGAAACAACGCGGAATCAGAGCTGAGTTTCTTGGAAGTGCTCAGACTGATGGTTCCGTCCATACCAAAGCTCAGACTGgtcattttcatttattgttcaTGACACCTGAAAAGGCTTGCTCCACCCCTCTCAG cttcTGGTTGAAATTGCTAGAGGCAGGAATTTGTCTCTTTGCTGTTGATGAAGCTCATTGCATCTCAGAGTGGGGCCATGATTTCAG GGTGGAATACAAGCAGTTATACAAGTTACGTGATGTTCTTTTGGAAGTTCCATTTGTTGCATTAACTGCAACTGCTACTGAAAA GGTTAGAATTGACAtcatcaattctttgaagatgAACAATCCTTATGTTGCTGTTGGCTCATTTGATCGTAAAAATCTCTTCTACGGTGTCAAACATTTCAATCGCAGTCTTCAATTTGTGGATGAGCTTGTGcaagaaatatcaaaatatgCAAGGAAGGCCGGGTCAACTATTATTTACTGTACAACAATAAAAGATGTTGAGCAG ATTCACAAGTCACTGAAAGAGGCAGGAATTAAGACTGGAATATATCATGGTCAAATGAGCAGCAAAGCTCGTGAGGAGTCCCACAG ATCGTTTGTAAGAGATGAACTGCTGGTCATGGTTGCTACTATTGCCTTTGGCATGGGCATTGATAAGCCAAACATAAGGCAAGTGATACATTATGGTTGTCCAAAGAGTATAGAATCTTATTATCAGGAAAGTGGGCGATGTGGGAGAGATGGTATTCCTTCTGTCTGTTGGCTATATTATACAAGAGCTGACTTTGCAAAAGCTGACTTCTATTGTGGAGGATTAAGAACA GAAAATCAAAGAAGGGCTGTTATGGAGTCATTGATGGCTGCGCAACACTACTGCTCACTAACCACATGCAGAAGAAAGTTCTTGCTCAGTTATTTCGGGGAAAAATTTTCAGCTGAGAAATGTG GAAATTGTGATAACTGCATGGTCTCAAAGAGGGAGCGTGACATGTCCAAGGAATCATTTCTTTTAATGTCTTGCATTCAATCGTGTGAGGGTAACTGGGGCCTCAATATGCCTGTAGATGTTCTTCGTGGATCCAGG gcaaaaaaaattcttaatgcTCATTTTGACAAGCTACCATTTCATGGACTTGGGAAAGACTACTCGTCAAATTGGTGGAAATCACTGGCTTACCAATTAATTTCTCACG GTTATCTGATGGAGACTTTTAGAGatacatataaatttgtaaG AGTAAGTCCAAAAGGGAAGCAATATATTCAGTCTGCTAGACCTGATCACCAACCAGCTCTAATATTACCATTGACTGATGAAATGGTTGAGGATGAAGAACAACAATGCACAACAGGCGGGGTTGGAGAGTTGAATAGTATGGCAACTTTAGAATGTGAACAATTGTCAGAG GCTGAAGCACGAATCTTTCACATGCTTTTGGATGAGAGAACCAAGCTTGCTAAAAGCATTGGGACTGCTCC ATATGCTGTATGTGGtgatcaaacaataaaaaaaattgctttggTGAGACCATCTACCAAAGCAAGGTTGGCAAACATTGATGGTGTCAACCAG CATCTTGTTGTGAGACATGGCGATTATCTTCTTCAAACTATTAGGGATCTGTCACAAGAACTTAACCTTTCCTTGGACGGGGGAGCAAACTTGCAGACTGCTAATACGAGAAAAGCCAATCAAGTACCAAATCACAAGAAATTAACCCCAGCTAAGTTAGATGCTTGGAAAATGTGGCATGAAAATGGTctaccaattcaaaaaatcgCG AATTTCCCTGGTAGATCAGCTCCTATAAAAGAAGGATCTGTAGTTGAATATCTTCTAGAAGCTGCACAAGGAGGACTCCAGATTGAATGGACTAGATTGTGTGGTGAAGTTGGACTTTCACGTGAAAGATTGTCAGAAATTGAGGGTGCAATCTCAAAGGTTGGCTCTAGGGAAAAGTTGAAGCCCATTAAAGATGAATTACCAGAAGAT ATAAGCTACGCACACATCAAGATCTGTCTGGCAATGCAAAACTGTGGGTTTTTACCTGAAGTGACTCCACCTAGCCACCTTGACACATCGAAGGCTGATGAATTTGTGGAAAGTGAGTCTGGAATGGTTTCTACTGGTACCAGCTGCTTGGACACGGTTCATGAGGTTGAAATATCAGTCAAGATTATGGCTACTCATTGTTGCTCAGATCATAATGAAGAAACTTCCTCCCTTATGGTCAGAATTGCACAGGACCAAGAGGTTCATCCTATCAATGATGCAAATGTACTTTCCCCAAGGAAACGTCAGAAGGTAGATATACCTGAAGAAAGCACAACTGCATTGGAAGCTACGGAGAGTTCCATACTGGATTGGCTCAAGAACTATGATGAAGGG ATGTGTTGCAGGTTTTCATTAGAGATATTTTGGAGCATTTCAACGGGTCAAAAGAGGAATTGGTGA
- the LOC7465197 gene encoding uncharacterized protein LOC7465197, with the protein MLSLAVGSSVAAMNKVSIHYTVNYGNGSGKSTATQFGFIKGSQQPPSLLSATTNISSSFKTAVAAVDSNDLTSSPTPPDKQEANKYYFVVANAKFMLDEEEHFKELLFERLRNYGERNKEQDFWLVIEPKFLDKFPNITKRLKRPAVALVSTNGTWMTFMKLRLDRVLSDSYEADTLEEALASNPTTIEFEKPENWVAPYPKYEYGWWEAFLPAESRESKV; encoded by the exons atgttAAGCCTAGCAGTGGGGTCATCAGTTGCTGCAATGAACAAGGTTTCCATACATTATACTGTGAATTATGGTAATGGTAGTGGGAAATCCACAGCCACACAGTTTGGCTTTATCAAGGGATCACAGCAACCACCATCTCTCCTTTCCGCTACTACCAATATTTCCTCCTCCTTTAAGACTGCCGTTGCCGCTGTTGATTCCAACGATCTCACTTCCTCTCCCACTCCTCCTGACAAg CAAGAAGCCAACAAGTACTACTTTGTTGTTGCCAATGCAAAATTCATGCTGGATGAAGAGGAGCACTTCAAGGAGCTCTTGTTTGAGCGCCTTCGTAACTATGGAGAGCGTAATAAGGAGCAGGACTTTTGGCTTGTGATTGAGCCCAAGTTCTTGGACAAATTCCCTAACATCACCAAAAGACTGAAGAGACCCGCTGTTGCTCTAGTCTCAACTAATGGCACATGGATGAC GTTTATGAAATTAAGGTTGGACCGTGTTCTATCTGATAGCTATGAAGCTGACACTCTAGAAGAAGCATTAGCCTCGAATCCTACCACTATAGAGTTTGAGAAGCCAGAAAACTGGGTGGCACCATATCCAAAGTATGAATATGGATGGTGGGAGGCCTTCTTGCCTGCTGAATCAAGAGAATCAAAAGTATAG
- the LOC7465199 gene encoding calcium uniporter protein 6, mitochondrial produces the protein MWSRLWSSSAPGVLKRTLLAANTQSLSTPPRCTTTRTIDSSAYSYYYYSGRGGGAAADASTPFCKIKSICFSSAIDADAEASSPSSNNNNNNKNDKNILITSSEAKRLMRLVNVEALKMKLGMESREIIPFSDLLEACQSIGIARSHDEAVTFAHVLDDAGVVLLFRDQVYLHPDKVVDLIRRAVPLALTPEDDPARDELKMLQEKKEEIDVQAHKEVRRILYSGLCLALLQVGLFFRLTFWEFSWDVMEPIAFFATTSSIVIGYAYFLITARDPSYQDLMKRLFLSRQRKLFKKLNFDVERFKELQLKQKSPLDATASIKKRVGMKLELDDAMHK, from the exons atGTGGAGCAGATTATGGTCCTCCTCTGCCCCCGGGGTTTTGAAGCGCACTCTGTTAGCCGCCAACACTCAATCCCTCTCAACACCACCGCGATGCACCACCACCAGGACTATTGATTCCTCTGcctattcttattattattattctggTAGGGGAGGAGGAGCTGCTGCTGATGCTTCAACTCCATTCTGCAAAATCAaatccatttgtttttcttccgcTATTGATGCTGATGCTGAAGCTTCTTCTCCCTCctccaataataataacaataataagaatgataaaaatatattgataacaAGTTCGGAGGCGAAGAGGCTGATGAGACTGGTGAATGTGGAGGCCCTCAAGATGAAGCTTGGCATGGAATCCAGGGAAATTATCCCTTTCTCAGACCTCCTCGAAGCCTGCCAGAGCATCGGTATTGCCAGATCTCACGATGAGGCCGTTACTTTTGCCCATGTCCTTGATGATGCTGGGGTCGTCCTTCTCTTCCGCGACCAAGTCTATCTTCATCCTGATAAG GTGGTAGATCTGATAAGAAGAGCAGTGCCGCTCGCTTTAACTCCTGAAGACGACCCTGCAAGAGATGAGCTAAAGATGCTTcaggagaagaaagaagaaattgatgTACAGGCACATAAGGAGGTTCGCCGGATCCTCTATAGTGGATTGTGTTTAGCTTTATTGCAGGTTGGGCTGTTTTTCCGGCTAACATTTTGGGAATTTTCATGGGATGTGATGGAACCTATTGCATTTTTCGCCACAACCTCTAGCATAGTCATAGGTTATGCCTACTTCCTGATCACTGCAAGAGATCCAAGTTACCAAGACCTAATGAAGAGGCTGTTTCTCTCAAGGCAAAGGAAGTTGTTCAAGAAGCTTAATTTTGATGTTGAGAGATTCAAGGAGTTACAACTTAAACAGAAATCACCTCTGGATGCCACAGCCTCTATTAAAAAACGTGTAGGGATGAAACTGGAACTGGACGATGCCATGCACAAGTAG
- the LOC7464753 gene encoding bifunctional bis(5'-adenosyl)-triphosphatase/adenylylsulfatase FHIT gives MIRVVECSIFLPLHFVHVLVCPRREVKRFIDLSADETSDLWLTAKKVGRQLESFYMATSLTFTIQDGPRAGQSVPHVHVHIIPRKDGDFEKNDEIYDAIDESEKELKRKLDLDEERRDRSMEEMAQEADGYRLLFS, from the exons ATGATACGCGTAGTTGAGTGTTCTATTTTTTTGCCTTTACATTTTGTACATGTGCTTGTCTGTCCAAGGCGTGAAGTGAAGCGCTTTATTGATCTCAGTGCTGATGAGACCAGTGATTTATGGCTCACGGCAAAGAAGGTTGGCAGGCAGCTTGAGAGTTTTTACATGGCAACATCTCTCACATTTACCATCCAA GATGGGCCGCGGGCAGGGCAGAGTGTGCCCCATGTTCATGTTCACATCATCCCAAGAAAAGATGGTGACTTTGAGAAGAATGATGAGATCTATGATGCA ATAGACGAGAGTGAAAAGGAATTAAAGAGGAAGCTGGATTTAGACGAGGAAAGGAGGGACAGAAGCATGGAGGAGATGGCTCAAGAGGCAGATGGATACAGATTGCTTTTCTCATAG
- the LOC7465198 gene encoding uncharacterized protein LOC7465198 isoform X1, with amino-acid sequence MLSTLKQYFGYANFRAYQKEVIDQILDKRDCLAVMATGSGKSLCYQVPPLLLEKTAVVISPLISLMQDQVMSLKQRGIRAEFLGSAQTDGSVHTKAQTGHFHLLFMTPEKACSTPLSFWLKLLEAGICLFAVDEAHCISEWGHDFRVEYKQLYKLRDVLLEVPFVALTATATEKVRIDIINSLKMNNPYVAVGSFDRKNLFYGVKHFNRSLQFVDELVQEISKYARKAGSTIIYCTTIKDVEQIHKSLKEAGIKTGIYHGQMSSKAREESHRSFVRDELLVMVATIAFGMGIDKPNIRQVIHYGCPKSIESYYQESGRCGRDGIPSVCWLYYTRADFAKADFYCGGLRTENQRRAVMESLMAAQHYCSLTTCRRKFLLSYFGEKFSAEKCGNCDNCMVSKRERDMSKESFLLMSCIQSCEGNWGLNMPVDVLRGSRAKKILNAHFDKLPFHGLGKDYSSNWWKSLAYQLISHGYLMETFRDTYKFVRVSPKGKQYIQSARPDHQPALILPLTDEMVEDEEQQCTTGGVGELNSMATLECEQLSEAEARIFHMLLDERTKLAKSIGTAPYAVCGDQTIKKIALVRPSTKARLANIDGVNQHLVVRHGDYLLQTIRDLSQELNLSLDGGANLQTANTRKANQVPNHKKLTPAKLDAWKMWHENGLPIQKIANFPGRSAPIKEGSVVEYLLEAAQGGLQIEWTRLCGEVGLSRERLSEIEGAISKVGSREKLKPIKDELPEDISYAHIKICLAMQNCGFLPEVTPPSHLDTSKADEFVESESGMVSTGTSCLDTVHEVEISVKIMATHCCSDHNEETSSLMVRIAQDQEVHPINDANVLSPRKRQKVDIPEESTTALEATESSILDWLKNYDEGVFIRDILEHFNGSKEELVIDLLSSLESDFVIFKKNDLYMLL; translated from the exons ATGCTATCCACACTCAAG CAATACTTTGGGTATGCGAATTTCAGGGCTTACCAGAAGGAGGTGATCGACCAGATTCTGGACAAGAGGGACTGTTTAGCGGTCATGGCCACTGGCAGCGGAAAGTCTTTATG CTACCAGGTTCCTCCTTTGCTTCTTGAAAAGACTGCCGTAGTCATAAGCCCCCTTATTTCTTTGATGCAAGATCAG GTTATGAGTTTGAAACAACGCGGAATCAGAGCTGAGTTTCTTGGAAGTGCTCAGACTGATGGTTCCGTCCATACCAAAGCTCAGACTGgtcattttcatttattgttcaTGACACCTGAAAAGGCTTGCTCCACCCCTCTCAG cttcTGGTTGAAATTGCTAGAGGCAGGAATTTGTCTCTTTGCTGTTGATGAAGCTCATTGCATCTCAGAGTGGGGCCATGATTTCAG GGTGGAATACAAGCAGTTATACAAGTTACGTGATGTTCTTTTGGAAGTTCCATTTGTTGCATTAACTGCAACTGCTACTGAAAA GGTTAGAATTGACAtcatcaattctttgaagatgAACAATCCTTATGTTGCTGTTGGCTCATTTGATCGTAAAAATCTCTTCTACGGTGTCAAACATTTCAATCGCAGTCTTCAATTTGTGGATGAGCTTGTGcaagaaatatcaaaatatgCAAGGAAGGCCGGGTCAACTATTATTTACTGTACAACAATAAAAGATGTTGAGCAG ATTCACAAGTCACTGAAAGAGGCAGGAATTAAGACTGGAATATATCATGGTCAAATGAGCAGCAAAGCTCGTGAGGAGTCCCACAG ATCGTTTGTAAGAGATGAACTGCTGGTCATGGTTGCTACTATTGCCTTTGGCATGGGCATTGATAAGCCAAACATAAGGCAAGTGATACATTATGGTTGTCCAAAGAGTATAGAATCTTATTATCAGGAAAGTGGGCGATGTGGGAGAGATGGTATTCCTTCTGTCTGTTGGCTATATTATACAAGAGCTGACTTTGCAAAAGCTGACTTCTATTGTGGAGGATTAAGAACA GAAAATCAAAGAAGGGCTGTTATGGAGTCATTGATGGCTGCGCAACACTACTGCTCACTAACCACATGCAGAAGAAAGTTCTTGCTCAGTTATTTCGGGGAAAAATTTTCAGCTGAGAAATGTG GAAATTGTGATAACTGCATGGTCTCAAAGAGGGAGCGTGACATGTCCAAGGAATCATTTCTTTTAATGTCTTGCATTCAATCGTGTGAGGGTAACTGGGGCCTCAATATGCCTGTAGATGTTCTTCGTGGATCCAGG gcaaaaaaaattcttaatgcTCATTTTGACAAGCTACCATTTCATGGACTTGGGAAAGACTACTCGTCAAATTGGTGGAAATCACTGGCTTACCAATTAATTTCTCACG GTTATCTGATGGAGACTTTTAGAGatacatataaatttgtaaG AGTAAGTCCAAAAGGGAAGCAATATATTCAGTCTGCTAGACCTGATCACCAACCAGCTCTAATATTACCATTGACTGATGAAATGGTTGAGGATGAAGAACAACAATGCACAACAGGCGGGGTTGGAGAGTTGAATAGTATGGCAACTTTAGAATGTGAACAATTGTCAGAG GCTGAAGCACGAATCTTTCACATGCTTTTGGATGAGAGAACCAAGCTTGCTAAAAGCATTGGGACTGCTCC ATATGCTGTATGTGGtgatcaaacaataaaaaaaattgctttggTGAGACCATCTACCAAAGCAAGGTTGGCAAACATTGATGGTGTCAACCAG CATCTTGTTGTGAGACATGGCGATTATCTTCTTCAAACTATTAGGGATCTGTCACAAGAACTTAACCTTTCCTTGGACGGGGGAGCAAACTTGCAGACTGCTAATACGAGAAAAGCCAATCAAGTACCAAATCACAAGAAATTAACCCCAGCTAAGTTAGATGCTTGGAAAATGTGGCATGAAAATGGTctaccaattcaaaaaatcgCG AATTTCCCTGGTAGATCAGCTCCTATAAAAGAAGGATCTGTAGTTGAATATCTTCTAGAAGCTGCACAAGGAGGACTCCAGATTGAATGGACTAGATTGTGTGGTGAAGTTGGACTTTCACGTGAAAGATTGTCAGAAATTGAGGGTGCAATCTCAAAGGTTGGCTCTAGGGAAAAGTTGAAGCCCATTAAAGATGAATTACCAGAAGAT ATAAGCTACGCACACATCAAGATCTGTCTGGCAATGCAAAACTGTGGGTTTTTACCTGAAGTGACTCCACCTAGCCACCTTGACACATCGAAGGCTGATGAATTTGTGGAAAGTGAGTCTGGAATGGTTTCTACTGGTACCAGCTGCTTGGACACGGTTCATGAGGTTGAAATATCAGTCAAGATTATGGCTACTCATTGTTGCTCAGATCATAATGAAGAAACTTCCTCCCTTATGGTCAGAATTGCACAGGACCAAGAGGTTCATCCTATCAATGATGCAAATGTACTTTCCCCAAGGAAACGTCAGAAGGTAGATATACCTGAAGAAAGCACAACTGCATTGGAAGCTACGGAGAGTTCCATACTGGATTGGCTCAAGAACTATGATGAAGGG GTTTTCATTAGAGATATTTTGGAGCATTTCAACGGGTCAAAAGAGGAATTGGTGATTGATTTACTAAGTAGCCTTGAAAGCGACTTCGTAATATTTAAGAAGAATGATCTGTATATGCTTTTGTAA